Proteins encoded in a region of the Flavobacterium sp. PMTSA4 genome:
- a CDS encoding DUF4296 domain-containing protein — protein MKKVLLFCIIVLAFGCQKTAVEKPSDLIEKDKMVDILYDISLLEAVKTQNIGGGITSEQINKFIYKKYKIDSLQFLNSNKYYASDVAEYKKMYQKVKDRLDEENKNLEGKLKKEDNLTSPNDNKNNDTPAVY, from the coding sequence ATGAAAAAAGTACTTTTATTTTGCATAATAGTCCTTGCTTTTGGCTGTCAAAAAACTGCAGTTGAAAAACCAAGTGATTTGATTGAAAAGGACAAAATGGTAGATATTTTGTATGATATATCATTGCTTGAAGCTGTTAAAACGCAAAATATTGGTGGAGGAATTACTTCAGAACAAATCAATAAATTCATTTATAAAAAATATAAAATTGATAGTTTACAGTTTTTGAATAGCAATAAATATTATGCTAGTGATGTAGCTGAATACAAAAAAATGTATCAAAAAGTGAAGGATAGATTAGATGAAGAAAATAAAAATTTGGAAGGAAAACTAAAAAAAGAAGACAATTTGACTTCACCAAATGATAATAAAAATAACGATACGCCAGCTGTGTATTAG
- a CDS encoding DUF3108 domain-containing protein, with the protein MKKIFIIVCFSFLLSSYSDNNSAQIKSGEKLVYAGSYNMSGLMTQIAQVTMSTENVTTSKNNYLHLSCELSTYTKWDSFFKIRDIYESYVNPATLKPSLYKRSIDEGGYTKKEKYTFKGNNVKSTVNKKNQPESQKTFTIGANTQDVISLLYKVRTIDFSKFKAGQTQSMMIVFDETEIPVTLKFMGKETVNAGNLGKKECYKISIGAKTDALRGKDKNLIWLTADAKKIPAFLQFSIPVGTGQLALTSATGI; encoded by the coding sequence ATGAAAAAGATATTTATAATTGTTTGTTTTAGTTTTCTTTTATCTTCTTACTCAGACAACAATTCTGCACAAATAAAATCAGGAGAAAAACTAGTTTATGCTGGTTCCTATAACATGAGTGGTTTAATGACTCAGATTGCTCAAGTAACTATGTCAACAGAAAATGTAACTACTTCAAAAAACAATTATCTACATCTTTCTTGTGAATTGTCAACCTATACCAAATGGGATTCTTTCTTTAAAATCAGAGATATTTATGAGTCCTATGTAAATCCAGCAACACTAAAACCAAGTTTATATAAAAGGAGCATTGATGAAGGTGGATATACTAAAAAAGAAAAATATACTTTTAAAGGAAATAATGTAAAAAGTACGGTAAACAAAAAAAACCAACCTGAAAGCCAAAAAACATTTACCATTGGCGCCAATACACAAGACGTAATTTCTCTTTTATACAAAGTTAGAACAATAGATTTTTCTAAATTTAAAGCAGGTCAAACTCAATCAATGATGATAGTTTTTGATGAAACAGAAATTCCAGTTACCTTGAAATTTATGGGTAAAGAAACTGTAAACGCAGGTAATCTTGGTAAAAAAGAATGCTACAAAATATCTATTGGTGCTAAAACCGATGCGTTAAGAGGAAAAGATAAAAACTTAATTTGGCTAACGGCTGATGCCAAAAAGATTCCAGCATTTTTACAATTTAGCATTCCTGTTGGAACTGGACAGTTAGCTTTAACCTCAGCAACCGGAATTTAA
- a CDS encoding polyprenol monophosphomannose synthase — translation MTCGIVIIPTFNEIENIESIIRAVFSLNKVFHLLVVDDNSPDKTAEKVKELQKEFPDKLFLEVREKKSGLGTAYVYGFKWALKREYDFIFEMDADFSHNPNDLEKLYKECNENGADVAIGSRYVKGVNVVNWPLSRVLLSYFASVYVRMITGMKIMDTTAGFVCYRRKVLETLKLDRIKFIGYAFQIEMKYRAFGRNFKIHEVPVIFTDRTKGQSKMSGSIIKEAVFGVISLRIRKLFNRL, via the coding sequence ATGACTTGCGGCATTGTTATTATTCCAACTTTTAATGAAATTGAGAATATAGAAAGCATTATTCGTGCGGTATTTTCACTTAATAAAGTTTTTCATTTGTTAGTTGTGGATGATAATTCACCAGACAAAACAGCCGAAAAAGTAAAAGAATTGCAAAAGGAATTTCCAGATAAATTATTTTTAGAAGTAAGAGAAAAGAAATCAGGTTTAGGTACAGCATATGTTTATGGATTCAAATGGGCATTGAAAAGAGAATATGATTTTATCTTTGAAATGGATGCCGATTTTTCACACAATCCTAATGATTTAGAAAAATTATACAAAGAATGTAATGAAAATGGAGCTGATGTAGCTATTGGTTCACGTTATGTAAAAGGTGTGAACGTGGTTAATTGGCCATTAAGTCGTGTTTTACTTTCCTATTTTGCTTCAGTTTATGTTAGAATGATTACTGGAATGAAAATAATGGATACCACAGCTGGTTTTGTGTGTTACAGACGAAAAGTGCTTGAGACCTTAAAATTAGATAGAATAAAATTTATTGGTTATGCTTTTCAAATTGAAATGAAGTATCGAGCTTTTGGAAGAAATTTTAAAATACATGAAGTTCCAGTAATTTTTACAGATAGAACAAAAGGACAATCCAAAATGAGCGGTTCAATTATAAAAGAAGCCGTTTTTGGAGTAATAAGTTTAAGAATCAGAAAGCTCTTTAATCGATTATAA
- a CDS encoding DUF423 domain-containing protein, producing the protein MNTKINRIASFFGVTAIILGAFGAHALKEKLSIEQLATFETGVKYQMYHALFLLFLGLQITFNEKYKKIIFYSISFGVLFFSGSIYLLATGELLGLELKFLGPITPIGGLFLIVGWSYYFLNFIKKKN; encoded by the coding sequence ATTAATACAAAAATCAACCGAATTGCATCTTTTTTTGGAGTTACTGCAATTATTTTGGGTGCATTTGGAGCACATGCTTTAAAAGAAAAATTATCAATAGAACAATTAGCAACCTTTGAAACAGGTGTAAAATATCAAATGTATCATGCCTTGTTTTTACTCTTTTTAGGCTTGCAAATTACTTTCAATGAGAAGTATAAAAAGATAATATTTTACTCTATTTCTTTTGGGGTTTTATTTTTTTCGGGATCAATTTATTTGCTTGCTACTGGAGAATTATTAGGGTTAGAGTTAAAGTTTTTAGGCCCAATTACACCAATTGGCGGGCTATTTTTAATTGTTGGTTGGAGTTATTATTTCTTGAACTTCATCAAGAAAAAAAATTAA
- a CDS encoding DUF4271 domain-containing protein, with amino-acid sequence MLEAVISPRIIEPKDWATLLFVFSLLLIAVTKTAFETRFSEFLKILVSDKYIKVYKDSSHLMSGFTILLFIVQIISISFFIQITLDHFGYLSKYDWISFLRIATFFSVFVLSKFLIEKIIATTFNFEELIEQFNLQKVSYRTFVSLFLLPISIFLFYHKNSAESLIYYVIVIVLLINLVTYLFSLKNYQNLIIGNFFYFILYLCALEIAPYYFIYYLITKL; translated from the coding sequence ATGTTAGAAGCTGTAATAAGTCCGAGAATAATTGAACCCAAAGATTGGGCAACACTTTTATTTGTCTTTTCTTTATTACTAATAGCCGTTACAAAAACTGCCTTTGAAACAAGATTTAGTGAATTTTTAAAAATTTTAGTTTCTGATAAATATATTAAAGTATATAAAGACAGTTCACATTTGATGAGTGGATTTACCATATTACTTTTTATTGTTCAAATTATATCTATTTCATTTTTTATTCAAATTACACTAGACCATTTTGGCTATTTATCTAAATATGATTGGATTAGCTTTTTAAGAATAGCAACTTTTTTTAGTGTTTTTGTACTTTCAAAATTCTTAATAGAGAAAATAATTGCCACTACTTTTAACTTTGAAGAATTGATAGAACAATTCAATCTGCAGAAAGTAAGTTATAGAACTTTCGTCAGTTTGTTCTTGTTGCCAATATCTATTTTCTTGTTTTATCACAAAAATTCTGCAGAATCGTTAATTTATTACGTAATAGTTATCGTTTTGTTAATTAATTTGGTTACATATCTGTTTTCTTTAAAGAATTATCAAAACTTAATTATTGGTAACTTCTTTTATTTTATTTTATATCTTTGCGCTCTTGAAATAGCGCCCTATTATTTCATATATTATTTGATTACAAAACTATAG
- the tyrS gene encoding tyrosine--tRNA ligase, whose product MKNLVEELQWRGLVHDIMPGTEEQLLKEMTTTYIGFDPTSDSLHIGSLVPIILLVHLEKFGHKPIALVGGATGMIGDPSGKSDERNLLDEATLEKNVAGIKAVLSRFLDFNSTSANAPILVNNYDWMKDFSFINFARDVGKRITVNYMMAKDSVKKRLSGEIGEGMSFTEFTYQLIQGYDFHHLYKTHNCLLQMGGSDQWGNITTGTELVRRMNGEGAKAFAMTCPLITKADGSKFGKSEGGNVWLTADKTSVYKFYQFWLNTTDVDAEKYIKIFTFLDKNTIDELITEHQTAPHLRVLQKRLAAEVTSFVHGSEELEKAIFASNAFFSPTMDDLKKLDEKTFLEVFEGVPQAEVSKEDVQNGLDMIAALSAKTSFLASNSDARRELQQNSISLNKEKVAADYLISEKDLINNQFLMLQKGKKNYYLIKVV is encoded by the coding sequence ATGAAAAATTTAGTAGAAGAATTACAATGGCGCGGATTGGTTCACGATATTATGCCTGGAACCGAAGAACAACTTTTAAAAGAAATGACAACCACTTATATTGGGTTTGATCCAACAAGTGATTCGTTGCATATTGGAAGTTTGGTTCCAATAATTTTGTTGGTTCATTTGGAGAAATTTGGGCATAAACCTATTGCTTTAGTTGGTGGTGCAACTGGAATGATTGGTGATCCATCTGGAAAATCAGATGAGCGAAATCTTTTGGATGAAGCAACTCTTGAGAAAAATGTAGCTGGAATAAAAGCAGTTCTTTCACGATTTTTAGATTTTAATTCTACTTCGGCAAATGCTCCAATTTTAGTTAACAATTACGATTGGATGAAAGATTTTTCATTTATCAATTTTGCTCGCGATGTTGGTAAAAGAATCACAGTTAACTATATGATGGCAAAAGATTCGGTAAAAAAACGTTTAAGTGGCGAAATCGGTGAAGGAATGAGTTTTACGGAGTTCACTTATCAATTAATTCAAGGATACGATTTTCACCATTTATACAAAACCCACAATTGTTTGTTGCAAATGGGTGGAAGTGATCAATGGGGAAATATAACAACTGGAACCGAATTAGTCAGAAGAATGAATGGTGAAGGCGCAAAAGCTTTTGCAATGACTTGTCCGTTGATTACTAAAGCAGATGGTTCAAAATTCGGAAAATCTGAAGGAGGAAATGTTTGGTTGACTGCTGATAAAACTTCGGTATACAAATTTTATCAATTTTGGTTGAATACAACTGATGTTGACGCAGAGAAATACATCAAAATCTTTACTTTTTTAGATAAAAACACAATTGACGAATTAATTACAGAACATCAAACTGCACCACATTTAAGAGTTTTACAAAAACGTTTGGCTGCTGAAGTAACATCTTTTGTTCATGGAAGCGAAGAATTAGAAAAAGCAATTTTTGCATCAAATGCATTTTTTAGTCCAACAATGGATGATTTAAAAAAACTGGATGAGAAAACATTTTTAGAAGTTTTTGAAGGTGTGCCGCAAGCTGAAGTTTCTAAAGAAGATGTTCAAAATGGTTTGGATATGATTGCTGCTCTTTCTGCAAAAACAAGTTTTTTGGCTTCAAATAGTGATGCACGACGTGAATTACAACAAAATTCAATTTCATTAAATAAAGAAAAAGTAGCTGCAGATTATTTAATTTCAGAAAAAGATTTAATCAATAATCAATTTTTGATGTTACAGAAAGGAAAGAAAAATTATTACTTGATCAAAGTAGTTTAA
- a CDS encoding dihydroorotase: protein MNTTLIKNAKIVNEGEIFEGDVLIENEYIVEISESISPKSANCKVIDAEGNYLIPGAIDDQVHFREPGLTHKGDIESESKAAVAGGITSFIEQPNTVPNAVTQEILEEKYQIASKKSYANYSFMMGGTNDNLEEVLKTNPKNVAGIKLFLGSSTGNMLVDNTETLEKIFSSTKMLIAVHCEDETTIKNNLEKYKKQYGDNIPVECHPLIRSEEACYISSSKAIELAKKTGARLHVFHLSTAKEMELFTNKIPLEEKQITAEVCIHHLWFSDEDYKTKGNFIKWNPAVKTANDRKVLWEALLDDRIDVIATDHAPHTLEEKSQDYLKAPSGGPLVQHAVVAMFEAHHQGKISIEKIVEKMSHNPAKIFKIEKRGFIKEGYFADLAIVNTGLPWNVKKENILAKCGWSPFEGYNFKSRITHTFVNGELVYQNFKVKDLKVGKRLLFNR from the coding sequence ATGAATACTACGTTAATTAAGAATGCTAAAATTGTAAATGAAGGAGAAATTTTTGAAGGCGATGTATTGATTGAAAATGAATATATAGTTGAAATTTCCGAATCCATTTCACCTAAATCAGCAAATTGTAAAGTTATAGATGCTGAAGGAAACTATTTAATTCCCGGAGCAATTGATGACCAAGTTCATTTTCGCGAACCAGGTTTAACCCATAAAGGCGATATCGAATCAGAAAGTAAAGCTGCTGTTGCTGGTGGAATTACATCGTTTATTGAACAACCAAACACAGTTCCGAATGCGGTTACTCAAGAAATTTTAGAAGAAAAATATCAAATTGCTTCCAAAAAATCATATGCTAATTATTCGTTTATGATGGGTGGAACAAATGATAATCTTGAAGAAGTTCTAAAAACAAATCCTAAAAATGTAGCAGGAATAAAATTGTTTCTCGGCTCATCAACTGGAAATATGTTAGTTGATAATACTGAAACATTAGAAAAGATTTTTTCTTCTACAAAAATGCTTATTGCTGTTCATTGCGAAGATGAAACTACAATTAAAAACAATTTAGAAAAGTATAAGAAACAATATGGCGATAACATTCCGGTTGAATGTCATCCATTAATTAGAAGCGAAGAAGCTTGCTATATTTCATCTTCAAAAGCTATAGAATTAGCTAAAAAAACAGGAGCAAGATTGCATGTTTTTCATCTTTCAACTGCTAAAGAAATGGAATTATTCACCAATAAAATTCCATTAGAAGAAAAGCAAATAACAGCCGAAGTTTGTATTCATCATCTTTGGTTTAGCGATGAAGATTACAAAACCAAAGGCAATTTTATCAAATGGAATCCAGCTGTGAAAACTGCAAATGATAGAAAAGTACTTTGGGAAGCGTTGCTTGACGACAGAATAGACGTAATTGCAACCGATCATGCACCACATACTTTAGAAGAGAAAAGTCAAGATTATTTAAAAGCTCCATCTGGTGGACCATTGGTTCAGCATGCTGTTGTTGCCATGTTTGAAGCACATCATCAAGGCAAAATTTCTATTGAAAAAATTGTAGAGAAAATGAGTCATAATCCGGCAAAGATTTTCAAAATTGAAAAACGTGGCTTTATAAAAGAAGGTTATTTTGCTGATTTGGCAATTGTAAACACCGGTTTGCCTTGGAACGTGAAAAAGGAAAATATTTTGGCAAAATGTGGTTGGTCACCGTTTGAAGGCTATAATTTCAAGTCCAGAATTACACATACTTTTGTAAACGGAGAATTAGTTTATCAAAACTTTAAGGTAAAAGATTTAAAAGTTGGAAAGCGATTGTTATTCAATCGATAA
- a CDS encoding uroporphyrinogen-III synthase, whose product MKVKTILVSQPEPKVENSPYFELQNKLKVKVDFRSFIHVEGVSAKDIRAQKIDLNNYSAIILTSRNSVDHFFRVADEMRYKIPEDLKYFCQSEAVAFYLQKYVIYRKRKIYVGQKDFADLSPLIKKYKDEKFLLPASDQLNFDVPQTLNNLKVDWTQATFYKTVMSDLSDLADVYYDVLAFFSPTGIKSLFKNFPDFKQNNTRIAVFGSTTQKEALDHGLRIDILAPTPETPSMTMALEKYINEVNKVK is encoded by the coding sequence TTGAAAGTGAAAACAATTTTGGTTTCTCAACCAGAACCGAAAGTAGAAAATTCACCATATTTTGAATTGCAAAACAAACTCAAAGTAAAAGTAGATTTTCGTTCGTTTATACATGTTGAAGGAGTTAGCGCAAAAGATATTCGAGCTCAAAAAATTGACCTAAACAATTATAGCGCAATCATTCTAACGAGCAGAAATTCTGTAGACCATTTTTTTAGAGTTGCTGATGAAATGCGTTACAAAATACCAGAAGATTTAAAATATTTTTGTCAATCAGAAGCAGTTGCTTTCTATCTTCAGAAGTATGTTATTTATAGAAAGCGTAAAATATATGTTGGCCAAAAAGACTTTGCCGATTTGTCTCCATTAATCAAAAAATATAAAGACGAAAAGTTTTTATTGCCCGCTTCAGACCAGTTAAATTTTGATGTTCCACAGACATTAAACAATTTAAAAGTTGATTGGACACAAGCAACTTTTTACAAAACTGTAATGAGTGATTTATCTGATTTAGCAGATGTTTATTATGACGTATTGGCTTTTTTCAGTCCAACAGGAATAAAATCGCTTTTTAAAAATTTCCCTGATTTTAAGCAAAATAATACTCGCATCGCTGTTTTTGGAAGTACTACACAAAAAGAAGCATTAGATCATGGCTTACGCATTGATATTCTTGCACCAACACCAGAAACGCCAAGTATGACAATGGCTTTGGAAAAGTATATTAACGAAGTTAACAAAGTAAAATAA
- a CDS encoding NAD-dependent epimerase/dehydratase family protein: MVLVTGGTGLVGAHLLLHLVENEEKIVAIYRNEKTIEKPKALFNQFEKKHLFSKIQWIEADILDISSLEIAFQNIDYVYHCAAQISFDPNDENLLRKVNIEGTANIVNFCIDKKVKKLCHVSSIAALGDLKEHETTLNETNEWNPEISHSDYAITKYGAEMEVWRGQQEGLKVVIVNPGVIFGSLIWKNGSGEFFTKVKNKFPFYTNGSTGYVGVNDVVKIMILLMKSVITGERFSLVSENLSFKEIIFLIAKKMSAKKPSFEIKPWMTAIAWRLDWIISKFFRTKRKLSKDTARTIHSKEIISNKKIKNALNYNFQSIDSVIEQIVSKN, from the coding sequence ATGGTTTTAGTTACTGGCGGAACAGGTTTGGTTGGTGCACATTTGTTACTTCATTTGGTTGAAAATGAAGAAAAAATTGTGGCTATCTACAGAAATGAAAAAACGATTGAAAAACCAAAAGCTCTTTTTAATCAATTTGAGAAAAAACATTTATTTTCTAAAATACAATGGATTGAGGCAGATATTTTAGATATTTCTTCTTTGGAAATTGCTTTTCAGAATATTGACTATGTTTATCATTGTGCTGCACAAATTTCGTTTGACCCAAATGATGAAAATTTACTTCGAAAAGTAAATATTGAAGGAACAGCCAACATTGTCAATTTTTGTATTGATAAAAAAGTAAAAAAACTTTGCCATGTTAGTTCTATTGCCGCTTTGGGAGATTTGAAAGAACACGAAACCACTTTAAATGAAACCAACGAATGGAATCCTGAAATTTCACATAGCGATTATGCCATTACAAAATATGGTGCTGAAATGGAAGTTTGGCGTGGACAACAAGAAGGATTAAAAGTAGTAATTGTTAATCCTGGAGTAATTTTTGGTTCATTGATTTGGAAAAATGGTAGCGGAGAATTTTTTACTAAAGTCAAAAATAAATTTCCATTTTACACAAATGGTTCAACAGGTTATGTTGGTGTTAATGATGTAGTAAAAATTATGATCTTGTTAATGAAAAGTGTTATAACCGGTGAAAGGTTTTCATTAGTTTCTGAAAATTTATCGTTTAAAGAAATCATTTTTTTGATTGCAAAAAAAATGAGTGCCAAAAAACCTTCTTTCGAAATAAAACCATGGATGACAGCAATTGCTTGGCGATTGGATTGGATTATTTCTAAATTTTTTAGAACGAAAAGAAAACTTTCTAAAGACACTGCCAGAACAATTCATTCAAAAGAAATTATTAGTAATAAAAAAATAAAAAATGCTTTGAATTATAATTTTCAAAGCATTGATTCTGTCATTGAACAAATTGTTTCAAAAAACTAA
- a CDS encoding saccharopine dehydrogenase family protein, with product MRNILIIGAGRSASSLIKYLLNKSVEENLLITIGDLSLELAQKKTNNHPNAKAIALDINNTSQRQEEIQKADIVISMLPAHMHIEVAKDCVTFKKNMVTASYISDAMQALDAEVKANNLVFMNEIGLDPGIDHMSAMKVIDEIRAKGGKMLLFESFCGGLVAPESDTNLWNYKFTWAPRNVVLAGQGGAAKFIQEGKYKYIPYHKLFRRTEFLHVEGYGKFEGYGNRDSLKYRSVYGLDDILTLYRGTIRRVGFSKAWNMFVQLGMTDDTYVMENSENMSYRDFINSFLPYHPTDSVEIKTRMQLGIEQDDIMWEKLLELDLFNATKIIGLKNATPAQMLEKILTESWSLEPNDKDMIVMYHKFGYELNGKQEQIDSKMVCIGDDQTYTAMAKTVGLPVAMAALQILNGKIKTPGVQLPIKKEVYEPILNELEEFGVIFNEIEMPYIGYNPDKLMGN from the coding sequence ATGAGAAATATACTAATCATAGGTGCCGGACGTTCAGCATCATCACTAATAAAATATCTTTTAAATAAATCTGTAGAAGAAAATCTCCTAATAACAATTGGTGATTTATCATTAGAATTAGCACAAAAGAAGACCAACAATCATCCAAATGCCAAGGCTATTGCTTTAGACATTAACAACACTTCTCAGCGACAAGAGGAAATTCAAAAAGCAGATATTGTTATTTCGATGTTGCCTGCGCATATGCATATTGAAGTCGCAAAAGACTGTGTGACTTTCAAGAAAAATATGGTTACCGCTTCCTATATTTCTGATGCCATGCAAGCTTTGGATGCCGAAGTAAAAGCAAACAATTTAGTCTTTATGAACGAAATTGGTTTGGATCCAGGAATTGACCACATGAGTGCAATGAAAGTGATTGATGAAATCAGAGCCAAAGGTGGAAAAATGTTATTATTCGAATCATTTTGTGGTGGATTGGTTGCTCCAGAAAGCGACACAAATCTTTGGAATTACAAATTTACTTGGGCACCACGAAATGTAGTTTTAGCAGGTCAAGGTGGAGCAGCAAAATTTATTCAGGAAGGAAAATACAAATACATTCCATACCATAAATTATTCCGTAGAACCGAATTTCTTCATGTTGAAGGTTACGGAAAATTTGAAGGTTATGGCAACAGAGATTCTTTAAAATACAGAAGTGTTTATGGATTAGACGATATTCTAACCTTATATCGTGGTACGATTCGTCGTGTTGGCTTTTCGAAAGCCTGGAATATGTTTGTACAACTTGGTATGACTGATGATACTTATGTGATGGAAAATTCAGAAAACATGAGTTATCGTGATTTCATCAATTCGTTTTTACCTTATCATCCAACAGATTCTGTAGAAATTAAAACCCGTATGCAACTTGGCATCGAGCAAGATGACATTATGTGGGAGAAATTATTAGAGTTGGATTTATTTAATGCTACCAAAATTATTGGTTTAAAAAATGCTACTCCTGCACAAATGCTTGAAAAAATTCTAACCGAAAGCTGGTCTTTAGAACCTAATGATAAAGACATGATTGTAATGTATCACAAGTTTGGCTACGAACTAAATGGCAAACAAGAACAAATAGACTCTAAAATGGTGTGTATTGGCGATGACCAAACCTATACCGCCATGGCAAAAACAGTTGGGTTACCTGTAGCAATGGCTGCTTTGCAAATATTGAATGGAAAAATTAAAACGCCTGGTGTGCAACTTCCAATTAAAAAAGAAGTATATGAACCTATTCTTAACGAACTGGAAGAATTTGGCGTTATTTTTAATGAAATCGAAATGCCTTATATTGGATACAATCCTGATAAATTGATGGGAAATTAA
- the pckA gene encoding phosphoenolpyruvate carboxykinase (ATP): MENYAQITKSISLEKYGIKNTFEIIHNPSYSHLYNEELSSRLTGFEKGQLTELGAVNVMTGEFTGRSPKDKYFVKDAITEDSIWWNSDKAANDNKPISQETWDALKETTINQLSNKKLYVVDAFCGANENTRLKVRFIMEVAWQAHFVKNMFIRPTEDELDNFGEPDFVVMNASKTSFKDYAAHNLNSEVYIAFNLTEKIQIIGGTWYGGEMKKGMFAMMNYYLPLQGIASMHCSANKGKDGDVAVFFGLSGTGKTTLSTDPKRELIGDDEHGWDDEGVFNFEGGCYAKTIDLSKENEPDIYGAITKDALLENVTVADDGTIDFKDGSVTQNTRVSYPIYHIHNIVKPISKAGHATKVIFLTADAFAVMPPVSKLTPEQTQYYFLSGFTAKLAGTERGVTEPQPTFSACFGKAFLTLHPTKYGEELVKKMETHNAKAYMVNTGWNGTGKRISIKDTRAIIDAILDGSIENVETKTIPVFNFEVPIHLHDVNSAILDPRDTYENKNDWESKAIDLASKFIKNFEQYTDNSKGQNLVKAGPQL, encoded by the coding sequence ATGGAGAACTACGCTCAAATTACGAAATCGATTTCGTTAGAAAAATATGGTATCAAAAATACCTTTGAAATTATCCACAATCCTTCTTACTCTCATCTTTACAATGAAGAACTTTCGTCAAGATTAACAGGTTTTGAAAAAGGTCAATTAACAGAACTTGGAGCAGTAAATGTAATGACAGGAGAGTTTACAGGTCGTTCGCCAAAGGATAAGTATTTTGTTAAAGATGCAATTACTGAAGATTCGATTTGGTGGAATTCTGATAAAGCTGCCAATGATAACAAACCTATTTCACAAGAAACTTGGGATGCTTTAAAAGAAACTACAATTAATCAACTTTCAAATAAAAAGTTATATGTAGTTGATGCTTTTTGTGGAGCTAATGAAAATACCCGATTAAAAGTTCGCTTTATTATGGAAGTTGCTTGGCAAGCCCATTTTGTAAAAAATATGTTCATCCGACCTACAGAAGATGAATTGGATAATTTTGGAGAACCTGATTTTGTGGTAATGAATGCTTCAAAAACAAGTTTTAAAGATTATGCGGCACACAATTTAAATTCAGAAGTTTACATAGCATTTAATTTAACCGAGAAAATTCAAATTATTGGTGGAACTTGGTATGGTGGCGAAATGAAGAAAGGAATGTTTGCCATGATGAATTACTATTTGCCATTACAAGGAATTGCATCGATGCACTGTTCAGCAAATAAAGGAAAAGATGGTGATGTTGCTGTCTTTTTTGGATTATCAGGAACAGGAAAAACTACTTTGTCAACTGATCCAAAACGTGAATTAATTGGTGACGATGAACATGGTTGGGATGACGAAGGAGTTTTCAACTTTGAAGGCGGATGTTATGCAAAAACAATCGATTTAAGTAAAGAAAACGAACCTGATATTTATGGAGCAATTACTAAAGATGCATTGCTTGAAAATGTCACAGTCGCTGATGATGGAACCATTGACTTTAAAGACGGAAGCGTAACTCAGAATACCAGAGTTTCTTATCCAATTTATCATATTCATAATATTGTTAAACCAATTTCAAAAGCAGGTCATGCAACGAAAGTAATCTTTTTAACAGCTGATGCTTTTGCAGTGATGCCACCCGTTTCAAAACTTACTCCAGAACAAACTCAATATTATTTCCTTTCAGGATTTACTGCAAAGCTAGCTGGAACTGAACGCGGAGTTACTGAACCACAACCAACATTTTCAGCTTGTTTTGGAAAAGCATTTTTAACACTACATCCAACAAAATATGGAGAAGAGTTAGTTAAGAAAATGGAAACACATAACGCAAAAGCTTATATGGTTAATACTGGATGGAATGGAACAGGAAAACGTATTTCTATCAAAGATACTAGAGCAATTATAGATGCAATTCTTGATGGTTCAATTGAAAATGTTGAAACTAAAACTATTCCTGTATTTAATTTTGAAGTTCCGATTCATTTGCATGATGTGAACTCTGCAATTTTAGATCCTAGAGATACTTATGAAAATAAAAATGATTGGGAATCTAAAGCAATTGATTTGGCGTCAAAATTCATAAAGAATTTTGAACAATATACAGATAATTCAAAAGGGCAAAACTTAGTAAAAGCTGGACCTCAATTATAA